One genomic segment of Mycoplasmopsis agalactiae PG2 includes these proteins:
- the rplS gene encoding 50S ribosomal protein L19 yields the protein MRNKLIELVEASQLRTDFPEFRVGDNVRVHVRIREGGKERIQIFEGLVISKKESGTRETFTVRKISFGIGVNRTFPLHSPLISAIEVVRSNKVRRAKLYYMKNRAGKSARLKEIKR from the coding sequence ATGAGAAATAAATTAATCGAATTAGTAGAAGCTAGTCAATTACGTACAGATTTCCCAGAATTTCGTGTTGGAGACAATGTTAGAGTTCATGTTCGTATTCGTGAAGGCGGAAAAGAACGTATCCAAATTTTTGAAGGTTTAGTAATTAGCAAAAAAGAATCAGGTACCAGAGAAACTTTTACAGTTAGAAAAATATCTTTCGGAATCGGTGTTAATAGAACTTTCCCACTACACTCACCACTAATTTCAGCAATTGAAGTTGTTAGATCTAACAAAGTTAGAAGAGCAAAACTTTACTACATGAAAAACCGTGCTGGTAAATCAGCTCGTCTTAAAGAAATTAAGAGATAA
- a CDS encoding L-ribulose-5-phosphate 3-epimerase translates to MSLQNTEVKNRLVGIYEKAINNKFSLEEKILIAKAAGYDFMEFSVDESDERLNRIYWNDEEIAAVQELLVKHKFNFNSMTLSGHRKYPFGSKNHETRAKAMEIMEKAIILAKKLGIRTVQLAGYDVYYEKGDEETRSFFIEGIKKAVKLASKHSVCLAFEIMDTRFMGTNTRALTYINMINSPYLQIYPDLGNIYQWANKTDLYNEFEIAKNHLVAFHFKDTIPGKFRDTPFGTGTVDFPYMLNILKKLELNQPIMIEMWSLNKPEESKEEAIKYIADAYEFYNKQWELVGGDN, encoded by the coding sequence ATGAGTTTGCAAAATACTGAAGTTAAGAATAGATTAGTTGGCATCTATGAAAAAGCCATAAACAACAAATTTTCTCTTGAAGAAAAGATATTAATTGCTAAGGCAGCTGGCTATGATTTTATGGAATTTTCAGTTGACGAAAGCGATGAAAGATTAAACAGAATTTACTGAAATGATGAAGAGATTGCAGCAGTGCAAGAGTTATTAGTTAAGCACAAGTTTAACTTTAATTCAATGACACTTAGCGGACATAGAAAATATCCTTTTGGATCCAAAAATCATGAAACTAGAGCAAAAGCAATGGAGATTATGGAAAAAGCCATAATTCTTGCTAAGAAATTAGGAATAAGAACCGTGCAATTGGCTGGCTATGATGTATATTATGAAAAAGGCGATGAAGAAACAAGAAGCTTTTTTATCGAAGGTATTAAAAAGGCAGTTAAACTAGCTTCCAAGCATTCAGTTTGTCTAGCTTTTGAAATAATGGACACTCGTTTTATGGGAACAAACACAAGAGCTTTAACATATATAAATATGATTAATAGCCCATATTTGCAAATATATCCTGATTTAGGAAATATTTACCAATGAGCCAATAAAACAGACTTATACAACGAATTTGAAATTGCTAAAAATCACCTTGTGGCCTTTCATTTTAAAGACACAATTCCTGGCAAGTTTAGAGACACACCATTTGGCACAGGTACTGTTGATTTTCCCTATATGCTTAATATTTTGAAAAAATTAGAACTTAACCAGCCAATAATGATTGAAATGTGATCACTTAATAAGCCTGAAGAAAGCAAAGAAGAAGCGATTAAATATATTGCTGATGCATATGAGTTTTATAACAAGCAATGAGAGTTAGTTGGTGGAGATAATTAA
- a CDS encoding L-ribulose-5-phosphate 4-epimerase: MNQIDKKYSDEIAKLKQEVYDANMLLVKYNLVIHTWGNVSGITKDRKYMVIKPSGVDYATLKPEDMVITDMDNNVYDSKYKPSSDTPTHTLLYKNHPEIQGIVHTHSTNAVAFAQAGKDIPCFGTTHADNFYGPVPCARALTPDEINGAYEHNTGLVIIETFNNRKFDWKATSATLVKEHGPFVWSFKSPKDAVDLALTLEEVAKMAIKTLIISNNSAPEAQKALVEKHYNRKHGKNAYYGQK; this comes from the coding sequence ATGAATCAAATTGACAAAAAATACAGTGATGAAATAGCCAAGCTTAAACAAGAAGTTTATGATGCCAATATGCTTTTAGTTAAATACAACCTTGTTATTCACACTTGAGGTAATGTTTCAGGAATAACTAAAGACAGAAAATATATGGTTATTAAGCCAAGCGGCGTTGATTATGCGACACTTAAGCCTGAAGATATGGTTATTACTGATATGGATAACAATGTGTATGATTCAAAATATAAGCCATCAAGTGATACACCAACTCATACATTGCTTTATAAAAATCATCCTGAAATTCAAGGTATTGTGCACACACATAGCACTAATGCAGTTGCTTTTGCACAAGCTGGCAAGGATATTCCTTGTTTTGGCACAACTCATGCCGACAATTTTTATGGACCTGTGCCTTGTGCTAGAGCATTAACTCCTGACGAAATTAATGGTGCCTATGAGCATAACACTGGGCTAGTTATTATTGAAACATTTAATAATAGAAAGTTTGATTGAAAAGCTACAAGTGCAACGCTAGTTAAAGAACATGGACCTTTTGTGTGATCATTTAAATCGCCTAAAGATGCAGTTGATTTAGCACTAACATTAGAAGAAGTTGCCAAAATGGCAATTAAGACCTTAATTATAAGTAATAATAGTGCTCCTGAAGCACAAAAAGCATTAGTAGAAAAACATTACAACCGTAAGCATGGCAAAAATGCTTATTACGGCCAAAAATAG
- the rpsP gene encoding 30S ribosomal protein S16 produces MVKIRLKRLGSKFNACYKIVVADARAPRDGRFIEAIGEYNPHSKALRINEEAAIQWIKNGAQLTQTVYNLFKTQKLNEKINSVLKSEKVAAKQASK; encoded by the coding sequence ATGGTTAAAATTAGACTTAAACGTCTAGGAAGCAAGTTTAACGCTTGCTACAAAATTGTAGTAGCAGATGCTCGTGCTCCACGTGATGGAAGATTTATAGAAGCTATTGGTGAATACAACCCTCACTCAAAAGCTCTTAGAATCAATGAAGAAGCTGCTATTCAATGAATTAAAAATGGTGCACAACTAACACAAACTGTTTACAACCTTTTCAAAACTCAAAAACTTAACGAAAAAATCAATTCTGTACTAAAAAGTGAAAAAGTTGCTGCTAAACAAGCATCAAAATAA
- the ptsP gene encoding phosphoenolpyruvate--protein phosphotransferase, with amino-acid sequence MHIKRIGASKGIAIAKAFKIEELPLEILNNSKGAEYEIELFNKAVEQISADIKHTIKMAKTNEQKEIFGAHLLLAQDPAAAEDIKSAIKNENKSAIYATNEYFNNMAAVFDSMDDAYMKERAADIRDILKKFLYFFNGIKEPNLSAIDSEVIIVAKDLSPSQIVQLDKKYVKGFVTNIGGTTSHTAIMARSMNIPSVVGTENVLENVNNDDLIALNGSNGTVIINPSDAELKECQKLLDEYNTYLVEVMSLIGKPSRTKDNHKVEIAANIGGIKDVNSVLENDAEAVGLFRTEFLYMDNDHWPTEEEQFEAYKAVAEAMQGKKVIIRTLDIGGDKTLQYFKFPEEMNPFLGYRGIRLCLVPKHKEVFMAQLRAIIRASEFGKVAIMFPMITCVDEFIEAKKIYLEAYEQVKLENNKIAREEEIEVGLMMETPAAAVLSDQFCKYADFVSIGTNDLIQYSMATDRMNESISYLYQPLNPSILRLVKYVIDAAHKHGKWAGMCGEMAGDPEAVPLLLGLELDEFSVGAGSILRTRKIINSLSFKEMQELAEKALKCENELEVKEVLKAYLK; translated from the coding sequence ATGCATATCAAACGAATTGGAGCATCAAAAGGTATTGCGATTGCTAAAGCATTCAAGATTGAAGAGTTGCCTTTAGAAATTTTGAATAATTCAAAAGGTGCAGAATACGAAATTGAATTATTCAACAAAGCAGTAGAACAAATATCAGCAGATATTAAGCACACAATTAAAATGGCAAAAACTAACGAACAAAAAGAGATTTTTGGTGCTCACTTACTACTAGCTCAAGATCCAGCAGCTGCTGAAGATATTAAAAGTGCTATTAAAAATGAAAATAAGTCTGCTATTTATGCAACTAATGAATATTTTAATAACATGGCAGCAGTTTTTGATTCAATGGACGATGCTTATATGAAAGAAAGAGCAGCTGATATTAGAGATATATTAAAGAAATTTTTATATTTCTTTAATGGCATCAAGGAGCCAAATTTAAGTGCAATTGATAGCGAAGTTATCATTGTGGCCAAAGACCTAAGCCCCTCTCAAATAGTTCAATTGGACAAAAAATATGTCAAAGGTTTTGTAACTAATATTGGTGGTACAACTTCACATACTGCAATTATGGCTAGAAGTATGAATATCCCTAGCGTTGTTGGAACCGAAAATGTTTTAGAAAATGTAAATAATGATGATTTAATAGCCTTAAATGGCTCAAATGGCACTGTAATTATTAATCCAAGTGATGCAGAATTAAAAGAGTGTCAAAAACTACTTGATGAATATAATACTTATTTAGTTGAAGTCATGTCTTTAATTGGCAAACCTTCAAGAACTAAAGATAATCATAAAGTAGAAATAGCAGCAAACATTGGCGGCATTAAAGACGTTAATTCTGTTTTAGAAAATGATGCTGAAGCAGTTGGCTTGTTTAGAACTGAATTTCTTTACATGGACAATGATCACTGACCAACTGAAGAAGAGCAATTTGAAGCTTATAAAGCAGTTGCAGAGGCAATGCAAGGCAAAAAAGTAATAATTAGAACGCTTGACATTGGCGGTGACAAGACTTTACAATATTTTAAGTTTCCTGAAGAAATGAATCCATTCCTTGGATATCGTGGAATTCGTTTATGTTTAGTTCCTAAACATAAAGAAGTATTTATGGCGCAATTAAGAGCAATTATTAGAGCAAGTGAGTTTGGCAAAGTAGCTATTATGTTTCCAATGATCACTTGTGTAGATGAGTTTATTGAAGCTAAGAAAATTTACTTAGAAGCCTATGAACAAGTCAAATTGGAAAATAATAAGATTGCTAGAGAAGAAGAAATTGAAGTCGGCTTAATGATGGAAACACCTGCAGCAGCTGTGTTATCTGATCAATTTTGCAAATATGCAGACTTTGTGTCAATAGGGACTAATGACTTAATTCAGTACTCAATGGCTACTGACAGGATGAATGAAAGCATATCATACTTATACCAACCACTAAATCCATCTATATTAAGATTAGTTAAATATGTAATTGATGCAGCACATAAACATGGTAAATGAGCTGGTATGTGTGGTGAGATGGCTGGCGATCCTGAAGCAGTTCCATTATTGCTAGGCCTAGAACTAGACGAGTTTTCTGTTGGAGCTGGCAGCATTTTAAGAACAAGAAAAATAATTAACTCGCTTTCATTTAAAGAAATGCAAGAATTAGCTGAAAAAGCACTTAAGTGCGAAAACGAACTAGAAGTTAAAGAAGTTTTAAAAGCTTACTTAAAGTAA
- a CDS encoding MurR/RpiR family transcriptional regulator, whose translation MKKNNVKRPILDENIYLTKSEKNILDFINSFEQSEFNLSQAELAKLANSSEAAVSRFVRKYHFKDYRNFIASINIKLSNFQRMYPIKYDNGQEPNPFSVIYSSYKYAIENINEESVTENCIKAAELINNSRNVLIYGSGSSQRRSLDLVANLIKIGKSVVYNSDFHIFFPALANADSNDTLIVFSNNLKSTESHFVISNAHKNGLKIIAITSKNDNKINKNLDVIIQYQKIQNDTLLVPVSSRVSQMLIGNILFEAIIYNNDENYNKLKKSSALIDEWANIDKVHHKM comes from the coding sequence ATGAAAAAAAATAATGTTAAAAGACCAATATTAGATGAAAACATTTATTTAACTAAAAGTGAAAAAAATATTTTGGACTTCATAAACTCATTTGAGCAGTCTGAATTTAACCTCTCACAAGCTGAATTAGCCAAATTGGCCAATTCATCAGAAGCAGCTGTCAGCCGTTTTGTTAGAAAATATCATTTCAAAGACTACAGAAACTTCATCGCATCAATAAACATTAAGCTTTCTAACTTTCAGCGCATGTATCCAATTAAATATGACAATGGCCAAGAACCTAATCCTTTTAGTGTAATTTACTCTTCATATAAGTATGCTATTGAAAACATCAATGAAGAGAGTGTTACTGAAAATTGCATTAAAGCAGCAGAATTAATTAATAACAGTAGAAATGTTTTAATCTATGGATCAGGTTCAAGTCAGCGTAGAAGTTTAGACTTAGTCGCTAACTTGATAAAAATAGGAAAATCTGTGGTCTATAACTCAGATTTTCACATATTTTTTCCGGCTTTAGCTAATGCTGATTCTAATGATACATTGATTGTTTTTTCAAACAATCTTAAGTCAACTGAGTCCCATTTTGTTATTTCAAACGCTCATAAAAATGGTCTTAAAATTATTGCTATTACATCTAAAAATGATAATAAAATCAATAAAAATCTTGATGTGATTATTCAGTACCAAAAAATCCAAAACGATACATTGTTGGTTCCAGTTAGCTCACGGGTTTCTCAGATGCTAATTGGTAACATTTTGTTTGAAGCAATAATTTATAATAATGATGAAAATTATAATAAGCTTAAAAAATCTTCTGCATTAATTGATGAATGAGCAAATATTGATAAAGTGCATCACAAAATGTAA
- a CDS encoding lysylphosphatidylglycerol synthase transmembrane domain-containing protein, with the protein MSLNPIHNKWVKERSLSNNSFYNIWKPSYNKSPDWINDAFSGNIQTVGNKITADLDMGTIYLNEYTTVAIAKAFYNNFLINSKTKKVLLSSDNSDSSNLLLDIFASELKSEKITVIRANDFATIPTVYKQFIASEEKCEIVISFQNPLGNQKRAQILFNYSNGSAFSKSDMQKIVDYINKVDYLNINLPAFNNNYDCSDAIDAYLEQVHKRYSANKLLNQNSLPFGIDVSRALNKEFFTSNLKYFNLPFFTVNRAKNANFYYANHHNYLQRINWKGIGHRSKANFIINEEGTGLNFSIKHKSVLKYFKPDEIAALYLNFLINDDPEFNKETLQNSFIAKNYFAGSLTHSIALENNIEVFEFVNRSNVWKYVAQNPEINLLLAFTSSSEFVANNRLTNSFDVNLFLLEVLRMINFYKKHKNQDLFEVLDDLYKKYKRHHLTIHTYEIDLNGAVRFFERIKSATKFGSNLQITRVQKIENDNNIESNSIYKISFRNREYAYIHYNQQAKAISFYCNTIERSGEQNGETMMVVRNNEMLEGLLELKEENTISKFSVKSVVKYLAYSLFLIGIIIFLFYSVYNLKDEFGTSAGGPSEVFKAFYKKLYVKNDIVEFARPANAGYIARASFVFLSLGTFVWSIFQALIFKRVITLQGDKVKWRGIFVGTIIGIVVQTITPKSIGGDIATYWYLRRRNVPRASLMSAIVVNSFIWQLGNIISTAIFVPIGIKTFSSFFVGSNPNSITFIVMLVLGLIFDTGWTTLLLVITLNKKLQRFALKTLIAIIEITPFIRAYDSFAIKAKFEYELFNINKCIKKTFKNPYYLFELVLLKFVPSLLTFNAFQAQALGIIKPDVPHGYYWNLTIQNTMIRVANSISFTPGGTGTADYLYKVLIRESIRSTSYDGAIAFANSSIMTALNTLGFVVIGTLVSAIILVLVYIGEKRIDHYRKKNKNYKLLAANLADGRIKTQSTYYKIVFPIVLIALVSLSLTFILVN; encoded by the coding sequence ATGAGTTTGAATCCCATTCACAACAAGTGAGTCAAAGAACGCTCATTGAGCAATAATTCTTTTTATAATATTTGAAAGCCAAGTTACAATAAATCACCCGATTGAATTAATGATGCTTTTTCAGGAAATATTCAAACAGTTGGTAATAAAATTACAGCAGATTTAGATATGGGAACAATTTACTTAAACGAGTATACTACTGTTGCCATTGCTAAGGCTTTTTATAATAATTTTTTAATTAATAGCAAAACTAAAAAAGTTCTGCTTTCGTCTGATAATTCTGATTCATCTAACTTACTTTTAGACATATTTGCCAGTGAGCTTAAAAGTGAAAAAATTACAGTTATTAGGGCTAATGATTTTGCAACTATACCAACTGTTTACAAGCAATTTATAGCATCAGAAGAAAAATGCGAAATTGTTATTTCTTTTCAAAATCCGTTAGGAAATCAAAAAAGAGCTCAGATTTTGTTTAACTATTCAAATGGTTCAGCTTTTTCAAAAAGCGATATGCAAAAAATAGTTGACTATATTAATAAAGTTGATTATTTAAACATTAACTTGCCTGCTTTTAACAACAATTATGATTGCTCAGATGCTATCGATGCATATTTAGAGCAAGTTCATAAAAGATATAGTGCAAATAAATTGCTAAATCAAAATTCACTGCCATTTGGAATCGATGTTTCTAGAGCTTTAAATAAAGAATTTTTTACAAGCAATTTGAAATACTTTAATTTGCCGTTTTTTACTGTAAACAGGGCAAAAAATGCAAATTTTTATTATGCTAACCATCATAATTATTTGCAAAGAATTAATTGAAAAGGCATTGGCCATCGTTCTAAAGCTAACTTTATTATCAATGAAGAAGGAACTGGACTTAATTTTTCAATTAAGCATAAATCAGTTTTAAAGTATTTTAAACCTGATGAAATAGCGGCACTATACCTTAATTTTTTAATTAATGATGATCCTGAATTTAATAAAGAAACGTTGCAAAATAGTTTTATAGCAAAAAACTATTTTGCTGGCTCACTAACACATAGTATTGCCTTAGAAAATAATATTGAAGTATTTGAGTTTGTCAACAGATCTAATGTTTGAAAATATGTTGCTCAAAATCCTGAAATAAACTTGCTTCTAGCTTTTACAAGTAGCAGTGAATTTGTTGCAAATAATAGGCTAACTAATTCTTTTGATGTAAATTTATTTTTATTAGAAGTTCTTAGAATGATTAACTTTTATAAAAAGCATAAAAATCAAGATCTTTTCGAAGTTCTTGATGATCTTTATAAAAAATATAAAAGGCATCATTTAACCATACATACTTATGAAATAGACTTAAACGGCGCAGTAAGATTTTTTGAAAGAATAAAATCTGCCACTAAATTTGGTTCTAACTTACAAATAACTAGAGTACAAAAAATTGAAAATGATAACAATATTGAATCTAATTCAATATATAAAATTTCTTTTAGAAACCGTGAATATGCCTACATTCATTACAATCAGCAAGCAAAAGCAATATCTTTTTATTGCAACACAATAGAAAGAAGTGGCGAACAAAATGGTGAAACTATGATGGTTGTTAGAAACAATGAAATGCTAGAAGGTTTGCTTGAATTAAAAGAAGAAAATACTATTAGCAAATTTTCTGTTAAATCAGTAGTAAAATATCTTGCTTACTCACTGTTTTTAATAGGTATTATAATTTTCCTTTTCTACTCTGTTTATAACCTTAAAGATGAATTTGGCACTAGTGCTGGTGGGCCATCTGAAGTATTTAAAGCATTTTATAAAAAGCTTTATGTAAAAAATGATATTGTTGAATTCGCACGGCCAGCAAATGCAGGTTATATTGCTAGAGCCTCCTTTGTTTTCCTATCGCTTGGAACATTTGTATGATCAATTTTCCAGGCATTGATTTTCAAAAGAGTCATAACACTTCAAGGTGATAAAGTTAAGTGAAGAGGCATATTTGTTGGCACAATTATTGGCATTGTTGTGCAAACAATTACACCTAAATCAATTGGTGGTGACATAGCTACATATTGATATTTAAGAAGACGTAATGTCCCAAGAGCCTCATTGATGTCAGCAATAGTTGTTAACTCATTTATTTGACAGCTTGGTAACATAATCTCAACCGCCATTTTTGTTCCTATTGGTATTAAAACATTTTCTAGTTTTTTTGTTGGTTCAAACCCTAACTCTATTACGTTTATTGTAATGCTTGTACTTGGCCTAATTTTCGACACAGGCTGAACTACACTGCTTTTGGTCATAACTCTTAATAAAAAATTACAACGATTTGCACTTAAAACACTAATTGCAATTATTGAAATTACTCCTTTTATTAGAGCATACGATTCCTTTGCAATAAAAGCTAAATTTGAATATGAACTTTTTAATATAAATAAGTGCATTAAAAAAACTTTTAAAAATCCATATTACCTTTTTGAATTAGTATTGCTTAAATTTGTACCTTCACTTCTAACATTCAACGCATTTCAAGCACAAGCACTTGGTATTATAAAACCAGATGTGCCTCATGGCTATTATTGAAATCTTACTATTCAAAATACAATGATTAGAGTGGCTAACTCGATTTCATTTACTCCTGGTGGTACTGGTACGGCCGATTATTTATATAAAGTATTAATTAGAGAATCGATTCGATCAACATCATATGATGGGGCAATTGCTTTTGCTAACTCTTCAATAATGACTGCCTTAAATACTTTAGGTTTTGTTGTTATCGGAACACTTGTTTCAGCAATAATTCTAGTGCTAGTTTATATAGGTGAGAAAAGAATTGACCATTATCGCAAGAAAAACAAAAACTATAAATTATTGGCTGCTAATTTGGCTGATGGCAGAATAAAAACACAGTCAACTTACTACAAAATAGTCTTCCCTATTGTTCTAATTGCTTTAGTGTCCTTATCATTAACATTTATTCTTGTAAATTAG
- a CDS encoding 3-keto-L-gulonate-6-phosphate decarboxylase UlaD — MKPMLQIALDNLTIKDAIKSAKKVEKYIDIIEVGTILIASEGKKAIKALKEAFPNKIIVADGKIADAGKVFGKMFFENGADFTTCICAAELPTITETMNIAKEYGANKEVQIELTSNFTWEQADLWAKAGVPQVVWHRSRDSQASGVKWGKKDIDAVSKLSKMGFKVTITGGVELEDIELFKDIPIYIFIAGRSLRDAENPELAAKAFKDEFAKYWS, encoded by the coding sequence ATGAAACCAATGCTACAAATTGCGCTTGATAATTTAACAATTAAAGATGCAATTAAGAGTGCAAAAAAAGTTGAAAAATATATAGATATTATTGAAGTTGGAACCATATTAATAGCATCAGAAGGCAAAAAAGCAATTAAGGCACTTAAGGAAGCTTTTCCAAATAAGATCATTGTTGCTGATGGCAAAATTGCTGATGCAGGAAAAGTATTTGGCAAGATGTTTTTTGAAAATGGAGCAGACTTTACCACCTGCATTTGCGCTGCTGAATTACCTACTATTACTGAAACAATGAATATTGCTAAAGAATATGGTGCTAATAAGGAAGTGCAAATAGAATTAACTTCAAATTTTACTTGAGAACAAGCTGATTTATGAGCAAAAGCAGGCGTGCCTCAAGTTGTATGGCATCGTTCAAGAGACAGTCAAGCTAGTGGCGTAAAATGAGGTAAAAAAGATATTGATGCAGTAAGTAAACTATCAAAAATGGGCTTCAAAGTTACTATAACTGGCGGCGTGGAGCTAGAAGATATTGAACTTTTTAAAGACATTCCAATTTATATTTTTATAGCAGGCAGATCATTACGTGATGCTGAAAATCCTGAATTAGCAGCAAAGGCTTTTAAAGATGAGTTTGCAAAATACTGAAGTTAA
- the trmD gene encoding tRNA (guanosine(37)-N1)-methyltransferase TrmD translates to MKINFLTLFPNYFSPFTEESIIAKAIENKLIDINIVDFRLFSLDKHHKVDDETYGGGQGMLLQIEPIDRALDSLESRGGYKILVSPQGKVFNQQKARELSKFDQITFISGRYEGFDERVTELVDEELSIGDYVLTGGELPSMVMADSIIRLIDNVIRKESHEYESFEGDGLLDYPQYTRPREYKGMSVPDVLLNGNHAEIEKWRKEAKYKKTLKNRPDIIERINHEK, encoded by the coding sequence ATGAAGATTAATTTTTTAACGCTTTTTCCTAACTATTTTTCCCCTTTTACTGAAGAATCGATTATTGCAAAGGCAATAGAAAATAAGCTTATTGACATAAATATCGTTGACTTTAGATTGTTTAGTTTAGATAAACATCATAAAGTAGATGACGAAACTTATGGCGGTGGTCAAGGTATGCTTTTACAAATTGAGCCAATCGATAGAGCTTTAGATTCATTAGAAAGCAGAGGCGGATATAAAATTTTGGTTTCACCGCAAGGAAAGGTCTTTAACCAACAAAAAGCACGCGAGTTATCTAAATTTGACCAAATTACCTTTATTTCAGGCAGATATGAAGGATTTGACGAACGTGTAACTGAACTAGTTGATGAAGAATTATCAATTGGTGATTATGTGCTTACTGGTGGTGAATTGCCTTCTATGGTAATGGCTGATTCAATAATTAGGCTCATTGATAATGTCATTAGAAAAGAAAGCCACGAATATGAATCATTTGAAGGCGATGGCTTACTAGACTATCCACAATATACACGTCCACGTGAATATAAAGGAATGTCTGTACCTGATGTTCTTTTAAATGGCAATCATGCTGAAATTGAAAAGTGAAGGAAAGAAGCTAAATATAAAAAGACATTAAAAAATCGTCCAGATATTATTGAAAGGATTAATCATGAGAAATAA
- a CDS encoding MPN499 family protein: METKLKTYRVNYVNNNAYWYQPSIWTFSRRSWASYPFKEIENLIDKLELNYYPGGIIDLNNDSRHKVFNAVQRHLKTGISINPSSLKDKDNYLVYEVDENVRVILNDKSLKHLARGLIFCVPLAYFKAIKEKEQPNENQVLDFVYSKGFFEISKTNK; encoded by the coding sequence ATGGAAACTAAATTAAAGACTTATCGAGTTAATTATGTTAATAATAATGCATATTGATATCAGCCATCAATATGAACTTTTTCTAGACGTTCATGAGCTTCATATCCATTTAAAGAAATTGAAAACTTAATAGACAAATTAGAACTTAATTACTACCCTGGTGGGATAATAGATCTTAATAATGACTCTAGACATAAAGTGTTTAATGCAGTCCAAAGACACTTAAAAACAGGCATATCTATCAATCCTAGTTCACTAAAAGACAAAGATAATTATTTAGTTTATGAAGTTGATGAAAATGTCAGAGTTATTTTAAATGATAAGTCTTTAAAACACTTAGCTAGAGGCTTAATATTTTGTGTCCCATTAGCCTATTTTAAAGCAATAAAAGAAAAAGAACAGCCAAATGAAAACCAAGTTTTAGACTTTGTTTATTCAAAAGGATTTTTTGAAATTTCTAAAACTAATAAATAA
- the fmt gene encoding methionyl-tRNA formyltransferase — protein MKILLAGTPEFAVPIFEKIINNFTVVGIVSQPDKPNQRGRVLTSTPTKALAQKYNIRCFQPEKIGQIADELRALDYDYLVTAAFGQLIPTSVLQIAKKLNLNVHGSILPKYRGAAPVQHALLNNDKTTGVSLMEMVKAMDAGDVFAKIEFEISETDVASSLLKKISLLTADHIVEWLNKIDKGELAREVQDKSKVTFSPKLNKEDAEITKDFTCDQAISKIRAYEYNPGAFAYINGKRVKLFFAIKKVVKAGIKLELSDGVIYAVDYQFDSKKRVKINY, from the coding sequence ATGAAGATTTTATTAGCAGGGACTCCTGAATTTGCTGTCCCAATTTTTGAAAAAATTATAAACAATTTCACAGTTGTAGGAATTGTGAGCCAACCTGACAAACCAAATCAAAGAGGGAGAGTTTTAACCAGTACGCCAACTAAAGCATTAGCGCAAAAATATAATATTAGGTGTTTTCAACCTGAAAAAATAGGACAAATTGCTGATGAATTAAGAGCTTTAGATTATGACTATTTAGTAACAGCTGCTTTTGGTCAGTTGATACCTACTTCAGTTTTGCAAATAGCTAAAAAACTAAACTTAAATGTTCATGGTTCAATATTGCCTAAATACCGTGGGGCTGCTCCGGTTCAGCATGCTTTATTAAATAATGACAAAACAACTGGTGTGTCACTTATGGAGATGGTAAAAGCGATGGACGCAGGTGATGTTTTTGCAAAAATAGAGTTTGAAATTAGTGAAACTGATGTTGCTTCTTCGCTTTTAAAGAAAATAAGCCTACTTACAGCCGATCATATCGTTGAGTGACTTAATAAAATTGATAAAGGCGAGCTTGCAAGAGAAGTGCAAGACAAATCAAAAGTCACTTTTAGTCCTAAATTAAATAAAGAAGATGCTGAGATAACTAAGGACTTCACTTGCGATCAAGCAATAAGCAAAATAAGAGCATATGAATATAACCCGGGAGCATTTGCTTATATTAATGGCAAGAGAGTTAAATTATTTTTTGCAATTAAAAAGGTGGTAAAAGCAGGAATTAAGCTTGAGCTCTCTGACGGAGTTATTTATGCAGTTGACTATCAATTTGATAGTAAAAAAAGAGTTAAGATAAATTACTAA